One genomic window of Aquisalimonas sp. 2447 includes the following:
- a CDS encoding amino acid ABC transporter permease codes for MDYQFNFAVVWEYRWVLGQSIWITLQISLAAILLGTAMGVLLGSVRHYAARSLLAFPAWALATGYVYLFLSIPALVFMLWLYYCLPLFGINISAYYTAILALALNLSPFAAEIFRSGLANIPKGELNAAQAIGYTRLQTLALFMVPQIFRNSVPPMMNQYYTTIKLSSLASVIGVFEIVNTSQEVINQTYRTLEVYTAVALCYAVIIVPLAVLSKKYEDRVLIKRV; via the coding sequence ATGGACTACCAGTTCAATTTCGCCGTTGTATGGGAGTACCGGTGGGTTCTCGGTCAGAGCATCTGGATTACGTTACAGATCTCTCTGGCCGCCATTCTCCTGGGTACGGCCATGGGCGTTCTCCTCGGGTCTGTACGTCACTATGCGGCCAGAAGTCTACTGGCATTTCCGGCGTGGGCATTGGCAACAGGCTATGTCTACCTATTCCTGTCCATCCCCGCGCTGGTTTTCATGCTCTGGCTGTACTACTGCCTGCCGCTGTTCGGCATCAATATCAGCGCCTATTACACGGCGATTCTGGCTTTGGCTCTGAACCTCTCGCCCTTTGCCGCGGAAATCTTCCGGTCCGGACTGGCGAATATTCCGAAGGGAGAACTGAACGCCGCCCAGGCCATTGGCTACACACGCCTGCAAACACTGGCGTTGTTCATGGTGCCGCAAATCTTCCGCAACTCGGTTCCACCGATGATGAATCAGTACTACACCACGATTAAGCTTTCGTCGCTGGCCTCGGTGATTGGCGTCTTCGAGATCGTGAATACGTCCCAGGAAGTCATTAATCAGACTTATCGGACCCTCGAGGTCTACACAGCGGTGGCGCTTTGTTATGCCGTGATTATCGTGCCGCTGGCCGTGCTCAGCAAGAAGTACGAGGACCGGGTTCTCATCAAGCGGGTATGA